One window from the genome of Diospyros lotus cultivar Yz01 chromosome 11, ASM1463336v1, whole genome shotgun sequence encodes:
- the LOC127813149 gene encoding deoxyhypusine synthase isoform X2, with the protein MGEAMEERLLDLVRSTVFKESETLEGSCTKIEGYNFDKGVNYPKLLKSMVSTGFQASNLGDAIEIVNQMLDWRLSDEPLAEDCSKEESDPVYRVSVRCKVFLGFTSNLISSGVRDTIRYLVQHHMVDVVVTTAGGVEEDLIKCLAPTYKGDFSLPGVHLRSKGLNRIGNLLVPNDNYCKFEDWIIPIFDQMLEEQKQNVLWTPSKVIARLGKEINHDSSYLYWAHKNGIPVFCPGLTDGSLGDMLYFHSFRNPGLVIDLVQDIRAMNGEAVHATPRKTGMIILGGGLPKHHICNANMMRNGADYAVFINTAQEFDGSDSGARPDEAVSWGKIRGTAKTIKVHCDATIAFPLLVAESFAAKAKEICRK; encoded by the exons ATGGGGGAAGCCATGGAAGAGCGTCTTTTGGATTTGGTACGCTCCACGGTTTTCAAAGAATCAGAAACACTTGAAGGTTCCTGTACCAAGATTGAGGGCTACAATTTTGACAAAGGTGTGAACTATCCCAAGCTTCTCAAGTCTATGGTCTCCACTGGCTTTCAGGCCTCCAACCTCGGTGACGCCATTGAAATTGTCAATCAAATG CTAGACTGGAGGCTTTCTGACGAACCATTGGCGGAGGATTGCAGCAAAGAGGAAAGTGACCCGGTGTACAGAGTGTCCGTGAGGTGCAAAGTGTTTTTGGGTTTCACTTCAAATCTCATTTCATCTGGGGTTCGAGATACTATTCGATATCTTGTTCAGCATCATATG GTTGATGTCGTGGTTACAACTGCTGGTGGTGTTGAAGAGGACCTTATAAAATGCCTTGCTCCAACATATAAAGGTGATTTCTCTCTACCAGGAGTTCATTTACGCTCAAAAGGATTGAACCGCATTGGTAACttattggttcctaatgataaCTACTGCAAATTTGAGGATTGGATCATCCCAATATTTGACCAGATGCTGGAAGAGCAGAAG caGAATGTATTGTGGACTCCATCTAAAGTTATTGCTCGCCTGGGGAAAGAAATAAACCATGACAGTTCTTACCTATACTGGGCACATAAG AATGGCATTCCTGTCTTCTGCCCTGGCTTAACAGACGGCTCGCTGGGGGACATGTTGTACTTCCATTCTTTCCGCAACCCCGGTCTGGTCATTGACTTAGTGCAAG ATATTAGGGCCATGAACGGTGAAGCAGTCCATGCAACTCCAAGGAAGACAGGGATGATAATTCTTGGAGGTGGGCTGCCCAAGCATCACATTTGCAATGCTAATATGATGCGTAATGGTGCCGATTATGCTGTTTTCATCAACACTGCCCAAGAGTTTGATGGCAGCGATTCTGGTGCCCGCCCAGATGAAGCTGTGTCATGGGGGAAAATACGAGGAACTGCAAAAACAATTAAG GTCCACTGTGATGCAACCATTGCTTTTCCTCTACTGGTTGCAGAATCATTTGctgcaaaagcaaaagaaatcTGCAGAAAGTAA
- the LOC127813149 gene encoding deoxyhypusine synthase isoform X4, translating into MLEEQKQKNVLWTPSKVIARLGKEINHDSSYLYWAHKNGIPVFCPGLTDGSLGDMLYFHSFRNPGLVIDLVQDIRAMNGEAVHATPRKTGMIILGGGLPKHHICNANMMRNGADYAVFINTAQEFDGSDSGARPDEAVSWGKIRGTAKTIKVHCDATIAFPLLVAESFAAKAKEICRK; encoded by the exons ATGCTGGAAGAGCAGAAGCAGAAG AATGTATTGTGGACTCCATCTAAAGTTATTGCTCGCCTGGGGAAAGAAATAAACCATGACAGTTCTTACCTATACTGGGCACATAAG AATGGCATTCCTGTCTTCTGCCCTGGCTTAACAGACGGCTCGCTGGGGGACATGTTGTACTTCCATTCTTTCCGCAACCCCGGTCTGGTCATTGACTTAGTGCAAG ATATTAGGGCCATGAACGGTGAAGCAGTCCATGCAACTCCAAGGAAGACAGGGATGATAATTCTTGGAGGTGGGCTGCCCAAGCATCACATTTGCAATGCTAATATGATGCGTAATGGTGCCGATTATGCTGTTTTCATCAACACTGCCCAAGAGTTTGATGGCAGCGATTCTGGTGCCCGCCCAGATGAAGCTGTGTCATGGGGGAAAATACGAGGAACTGCAAAAACAATTAAG GTCCACTGTGATGCAACCATTGCTTTTCCTCTACTGGTTGCAGAATCATTTGctgcaaaagcaaaagaaatcTGCAGAAAGTAA
- the LOC127813150 gene encoding uncharacterized protein LOC127813150, with translation MASRLQQLQCKASEVSQYVVKHGVPYYKQMLEKNKQYIQEPPTVEKCNLLAKQLFYTRLASIPGRNESFRKELDYVKHLWKNRQELKVEDAGIAALFGLECFAWFCAGEIVGRGFTFTGYYP, from the exons ATGGCATCAAGATTGCAACAATTGCAATGTAAGGCTTCGGAAGTTTCACAATATGTGGTAAAGCATGGAGTTCCATATTACAAGCAGATGTTGGAAAAGAACAAGCAATACATTCAAGAGCCACCAACAGTTGAGAAATGCAACCTGTTGGCCAAGCAATTGTTTTACACTCGACTTGCTAG TATTCCGGGTCGTAACGAGTCATTCCGGAAGGAACTGGATTATGTCAAGCATCTATGGAAGAACAGGCAAGAGCTGAAGGTTGAGGATGCAGGGATTGCCGCCTTATTTGGGCTGGAATGCTTTGCATGGTTTTGTGCTGGGGAGATTGTTGGAAGGGGGTTTACGTTCACTGGTTACTATCCATGA
- the LOC127812682 gene encoding aquaporin PIP1-3, giving the protein MEGKEEDVKLGANKFSERQPLGTSAQTDKDYKEPPPAPLFEPGELTSWSFYRAGIAEFTATFLFLYITVLTVMGVSRSPSKCASVGIQGIAWAFGGMIFALVYCTAGISGGHINPAVTFGLFLARKLSLTRAVFYMVMQCLGAICGAGVVKGFQPTPYQTLGGGANVVQHGYTKGDGLGAEIVGTFVLVYTVFSATDAKRNARDSHVPILAPLPIGFAVFLVHLATIPITGTGINPARSLGAAIIYNKDHAWDDHWIFWVGPFIGAALAAAYHQMIIRAIPFKSRA; this is encoded by the exons atgGAGGGTAAGGAAGAAGATGTTAAGCTTGGAGCCAACAAGTTCTCAGAGAGGCAACCTTTGGGAACATCAGCACAGACAGACAAGGACTACAAGGAGCCACCACCAGCTCCATTGTTTGAGCCAGGGGAGTTGACGTCATGGTCCTTTTACAGGGCTGGCATTGCAGAGTTTACTGCCACCTTCCTCTTCCTCTACATCACCGTTTTGACTGTAATGGGTGTGTCCAGGTCACCTAGCAAGTGTGCCTCCGTGGGCATCCAAGGTATTGCTTGGGCTTTTGGTGGCATGATCTTTGCCCTTGTCTACTGCACGGCTGGTATCTCGG GAGGGCATATCAACCCAGCTGTGACCTTTGGCTTGTTCCTGGCCAGGAAGCTGTCCCTAACCAGGGCTGTCTTCTACATGGTGATGCAGTGCCTTGGTGCCATCTGTGGTGCTGGTGTTGTCAAGGGTTTCCAGCCAACTCCTTACCAGACTCTGGGCGGTGGTGCCAATGTTGTGCAGCATGGCTACACCAAGGGTGATGGCCTTGGTGCTGAGATCGTGGGCACCTTTGTCCTTGTCTACACTGTCTTCTCTGCCACTGATGCCAAGAGAAATGCCAGAGACTCCCATGTCCCT ATTCTGGCTCCTCTCCCCATCGGGTTTGCAGTGTTCTTGGTTCACTTGGCCACCATCCCCATCACCGGAACCGGCATCAATCCGGCTAGGAGTCTCGGAGCTGCCATCATCTACAACAAGGACCACGCATGGGATGACCAT TGGATCTTTTGGGTGGGACCTTTCATTGGAGCTGCTCTTGCTGCTGCATACCATCAGATGATCATCAGAGCCATTCCTTTCAAGTCCAGGGCCTAG
- the LOC127813149 gene encoding deoxyhypusine synthase isoform X3: MVDVVVTTAGGVEEDLIKCLAPTYKGDFSLPGVHLRSKGLNRIGNLLVPNDNYCKFEDWIIPIFDQMLEEQKQKNVLWTPSKVIARLGKEINHDSSYLYWAHKNGIPVFCPGLTDGSLGDMLYFHSFRNPGLVIDLVQDIRAMNGEAVHATPRKTGMIILGGGLPKHHICNANMMRNGADYAVFINTAQEFDGSDSGARPDEAVSWGKIRGTAKTIKVHCDATIAFPLLVAESFAAKAKEICRK, encoded by the exons ATG GTTGATGTCGTGGTTACAACTGCTGGTGGTGTTGAAGAGGACCTTATAAAATGCCTTGCTCCAACATATAAAGGTGATTTCTCTCTACCAGGAGTTCATTTACGCTCAAAAGGATTGAACCGCATTGGTAACttattggttcctaatgataaCTACTGCAAATTTGAGGATTGGATCATCCCAATATTTGACCAGATGCTGGAAGAGCAGAAGCAGAAG AATGTATTGTGGACTCCATCTAAAGTTATTGCTCGCCTGGGGAAAGAAATAAACCATGACAGTTCTTACCTATACTGGGCACATAAG AATGGCATTCCTGTCTTCTGCCCTGGCTTAACAGACGGCTCGCTGGGGGACATGTTGTACTTCCATTCTTTCCGCAACCCCGGTCTGGTCATTGACTTAGTGCAAG ATATTAGGGCCATGAACGGTGAAGCAGTCCATGCAACTCCAAGGAAGACAGGGATGATAATTCTTGGAGGTGGGCTGCCCAAGCATCACATTTGCAATGCTAATATGATGCGTAATGGTGCCGATTATGCTGTTTTCATCAACACTGCCCAAGAGTTTGATGGCAGCGATTCTGGTGCCCGCCCAGATGAAGCTGTGTCATGGGGGAAAATACGAGGAACTGCAAAAACAATTAAG GTCCACTGTGATGCAACCATTGCTTTTCCTCTACTGGTTGCAGAATCATTTGctgcaaaagcaaaagaaatcTGCAGAAAGTAA
- the LOC127813658 gene encoding short-chain dehydrogenase TIC 32, chloroplastic-like isoform X1 has product MWIFGIKGPSGFSASSTAEQVTQGIDATGLTAIVTGASSGIGTETTRVLALRGVHVLMAVRNIDAGRKVKEAILKEKPDAKIDIMELDLGSMASVRKFASEYESSGLPLNLLINNAGVMAPPFMLSQDNIELQFATNHLGHFLLTNLLLKIMKTTAHESQKEGRIVNVSSDGHWFAYREGIRFDKINDESSYNSLYAYGQSKLANILHANELAKRLKEEGVEITANSLHPGSIATNLTRHHSFVDGILNLVGKYFLKNIPQGAATTCYVALHPQVKGATGQYFSDSNIGKTSATAKNAELARNLWESSMSLTGPN; this is encoded by the exons ATGTGGATTTTTGGAATAAAAGGGCCATCTGGGTTCTCAGCCAGTTCCACAGCCGAGCAAGTTACCCAAGGAATTGATGCAACTGGCCTCACTGCCATCGTCACAG GGGCATCGAGTGGTATTGGCACAGAAACTACGCGTGTCCTTGCATTGCGTGGTGTACATGTACTTATGGCAGTAAGAAATATAGATGCTGGGAGAAAAGTCAAAGAAGCTATTCTTAAGGAAAAGCCCGATGCTAAGATTGATATTATGGAGCTAGATCTTGGCTCAATGGCATCTGTAAGGAAATTTGCTTCAGAATATGAGTCCTCGGGCCTTCCTCTCAACCTCCTAAT aAACAATGCAGGGGTTATGGCTCCTCCTTTCATGCTTTCCCAAGATAACATAGAACTGCAGTTTGCAACTAACCATTTAG GtcattttcttttaacaaatcTCTTGTTGAAGATCATGAAAACTACGGCACATGAAAGCCAGAAAGAAGGAAGGATTGTTAATGTCTCATCAGATGGTCATTGGTTTGCCTACCGTGAAGGAATtcgttttgacaaaataaatgaTGAGTCCAG TTACAACAGCTTATATGCCTATGGACAGTCAAAGCTGGCTAACATATTGCACGCTAATGAGCTGGCAAAGCGCTTAAAG GAAGAAGGGGTTGAGATAACTGCTAACTCGCTTCATCCAGGATCCATTGCCACCAACCTTACGCGTCACCACAGCTTTGTTGATG GCATACTCAATTTGGTTGGTaaatatttcttgaaaaatattcCACAG GGAGCTGCAACCACGTGCTACGTGGCATTGCATCCACAAGTTAAGGGTGCTACAGGGCAGTACTTCTCTGACAGTAATATAGGCAAGACGAGTGCCACGGCTAAAAATGCAGAACTGGCAAGAAATTTGTGGGAATCCAGCATGAGCTTGACAGGTCCAAACTGA
- the LOC127813658 gene encoding short-chain dehydrogenase TIC 32, chloroplastic-like isoform X2 codes for MWIFGIKGPSGFSASSTAEQVTQGIDATGLTAIVTGASSGIGTETTRVLALRGVHVLMAVRNIDAGRKVKEAILKEKPDAKIDIMELDLGSMASVRKFASEYESSGLPLNLLINNAGVMAPPFMLSQDNIELQFATNHLGHFLLTNLLLKIMKTTAHESQKEGRIVNVSSDGHWFAYREGIRFDKINDESSYNSLYAYGQSKLANILHANELAKRLKEEGVEITANSLHPGSIATNLTRHHSFVDGSCNHVLRGIASTS; via the exons ATGTGGATTTTTGGAATAAAAGGGCCATCTGGGTTCTCAGCCAGTTCCACAGCCGAGCAAGTTACCCAAGGAATTGATGCAACTGGCCTCACTGCCATCGTCACAG GGGCATCGAGTGGTATTGGCACAGAAACTACGCGTGTCCTTGCATTGCGTGGTGTACATGTACTTATGGCAGTAAGAAATATAGATGCTGGGAGAAAAGTCAAAGAAGCTATTCTTAAGGAAAAGCCCGATGCTAAGATTGATATTATGGAGCTAGATCTTGGCTCAATGGCATCTGTAAGGAAATTTGCTTCAGAATATGAGTCCTCGGGCCTTCCTCTCAACCTCCTAAT aAACAATGCAGGGGTTATGGCTCCTCCTTTCATGCTTTCCCAAGATAACATAGAACTGCAGTTTGCAACTAACCATTTAG GtcattttcttttaacaaatcTCTTGTTGAAGATCATGAAAACTACGGCACATGAAAGCCAGAAAGAAGGAAGGATTGTTAATGTCTCATCAGATGGTCATTGGTTTGCCTACCGTGAAGGAATtcgttttgacaaaataaatgaTGAGTCCAG TTACAACAGCTTATATGCCTATGGACAGTCAAAGCTGGCTAACATATTGCACGCTAATGAGCTGGCAAAGCGCTTAAAG GAAGAAGGGGTTGAGATAACTGCTAACTCGCTTCATCCAGGATCCATTGCCACCAACCTTACGCGTCACCACAGCTTTGTTGATG GGAGCTGCAACCACGTGCTACGTGGCATTGCATCCACAAGTTAA
- the LOC127813149 gene encoding deoxyhypusine synthase isoform X1 produces the protein MGEAMEERLLDLVRSTVFKESETLEGSCTKIEGYNFDKGVNYPKLLKSMVSTGFQASNLGDAIEIVNQMLDWRLSDEPLAEDCSKEESDPVYRVSVRCKVFLGFTSNLISSGVRDTIRYLVQHHMVDVVVTTAGGVEEDLIKCLAPTYKGDFSLPGVHLRSKGLNRIGNLLVPNDNYCKFEDWIIPIFDQMLEEQKQKNVLWTPSKVIARLGKEINHDSSYLYWAHKNGIPVFCPGLTDGSLGDMLYFHSFRNPGLVIDLVQDIRAMNGEAVHATPRKTGMIILGGGLPKHHICNANMMRNGADYAVFINTAQEFDGSDSGARPDEAVSWGKIRGTAKTIKVHCDATIAFPLLVAESFAAKAKEICRK, from the exons ATGGGGGAAGCCATGGAAGAGCGTCTTTTGGATTTGGTACGCTCCACGGTTTTCAAAGAATCAGAAACACTTGAAGGTTCCTGTACCAAGATTGAGGGCTACAATTTTGACAAAGGTGTGAACTATCCCAAGCTTCTCAAGTCTATGGTCTCCACTGGCTTTCAGGCCTCCAACCTCGGTGACGCCATTGAAATTGTCAATCAAATG CTAGACTGGAGGCTTTCTGACGAACCATTGGCGGAGGATTGCAGCAAAGAGGAAAGTGACCCGGTGTACAGAGTGTCCGTGAGGTGCAAAGTGTTTTTGGGTTTCACTTCAAATCTCATTTCATCTGGGGTTCGAGATACTATTCGATATCTTGTTCAGCATCATATG GTTGATGTCGTGGTTACAACTGCTGGTGGTGTTGAAGAGGACCTTATAAAATGCCTTGCTCCAACATATAAAGGTGATTTCTCTCTACCAGGAGTTCATTTACGCTCAAAAGGATTGAACCGCATTGGTAACttattggttcctaatgataaCTACTGCAAATTTGAGGATTGGATCATCCCAATATTTGACCAGATGCTGGAAGAGCAGAAGCAGAAG AATGTATTGTGGACTCCATCTAAAGTTATTGCTCGCCTGGGGAAAGAAATAAACCATGACAGTTCTTACCTATACTGGGCACATAAG AATGGCATTCCTGTCTTCTGCCCTGGCTTAACAGACGGCTCGCTGGGGGACATGTTGTACTTCCATTCTTTCCGCAACCCCGGTCTGGTCATTGACTTAGTGCAAG ATATTAGGGCCATGAACGGTGAAGCAGTCCATGCAACTCCAAGGAAGACAGGGATGATAATTCTTGGAGGTGGGCTGCCCAAGCATCACATTTGCAATGCTAATATGATGCGTAATGGTGCCGATTATGCTGTTTTCATCAACACTGCCCAAGAGTTTGATGGCAGCGATTCTGGTGCCCGCCCAGATGAAGCTGTGTCATGGGGGAAAATACGAGGAACTGCAAAAACAATTAAG GTCCACTGTGATGCAACCATTGCTTTTCCTCTACTGGTTGCAGAATCATTTGctgcaaaagcaaaagaaatcTGCAGAAAGTAA